One window of the Sulfitobacter alexandrii genome contains the following:
- the gmk gene encoding guanylate kinase: MTQLPERRGLLVILSSPSGAGKSTLARRLMSWDASLKFSVSATTRVARPGELEGQDYYFVSEEKFRRWVKDGELLEHAHVFGNNYGSPRGPVQEAIDAGRDVLFDIDWQGAQQIQKSALGSHTLSIFILPPSIVELRRRLISRGQDTADTIAKRMRKSWDEISHWDGYDYVIVNDDLTETEEKLKTIIRAERMRVAQQPRLLDHVRKLQNEFEDLT; encoded by the coding sequence ATGACCCAACTGCCGGAAAGGCGCGGCCTTCTTGTTATTCTGAGTTCGCCCTCCGGGGCGGGCAAATCGACCCTCGCGCGCCGTCTGATGAGCTGGGACGCGTCTTTGAAGTTCTCTGTATCCGCAACGACCCGTGTCGCACGCCCGGGTGAGCTCGAGGGACAGGACTACTACTTTGTCTCGGAGGAGAAGTTTCGCAGGTGGGTCAAGGACGGTGAACTGCTGGAACATGCACATGTCTTTGGAAACAACTACGGCTCTCCGAGAGGGCCGGTACAGGAAGCCATAGATGCGGGCCGGGACGTGCTGTTCGACATCGACTGGCAGGGAGCGCAGCAAATCCAGAAATCTGCGCTCGGCTCCCATACGCTGTCCATCTTCATCCTGCCGCCCTCGATTGTAGAGCTGCGCCGCAGGCTCATCAGCCGGGGGCAGGACACCGCCGACACCATTGCCAAGCGGATGCGGAAAAGCTGGGACGAGATCAGCCACTGGGACGGTTACGACTACGTCATCGTGAACGACGATCTCACCGAAACCGAGGAAAAGCTGAAAACCATCATTCGCGCGGAACGGATGCGGGTCGCCCAGCAACCCCGTCTTCTGGACCACGTCCGCAAACTTCAGAATGAATTCGAGGACCTCACATGA
- a CDS encoding gamma carbonic anhydrase family protein — protein MTLYALADKKPMVDAFAWVAPDANVIGDVVLEADSSVWFCATLRGDNERIHVGKGSNVQENCVFHTDLGFPLTIGADCTIGHKVMLHGCTIGDNTLIGMGATILNGAKIGRNCLIGAGALVTEGKEIPDGSLVMGAPGKVVRQLDAAAIAKLTASARHYTENAARFADALTAL, from the coding sequence ATGACTCTATATGCGCTCGCAGACAAAAAACCCATGGTGGACGCCTTCGCGTGGGTCGCGCCCGATGCCAATGTCATCGGGGATGTGGTGCTGGAGGCCGACAGTTCCGTCTGGTTCTGCGCCACCCTGCGCGGCGACAACGAGCGCATCCATGTCGGCAAGGGCTCGAACGTGCAGGAAAACTGCGTGTTTCACACCGATCTCGGCTTTCCCCTGACCATCGGGGCCGATTGCACCATCGGTCACAAGGTGATGCTGCATGGCTGCACGATTGGGGACAACACCCTGATCGGCATGGGCGCCACGATCCTCAATGGCGCGAAGATCGGGCGCAACTGCCTGATCGGGGCAGGGGCATTGGTGACCGAGGGCAAGGAAATTCCCGACGGGTCGCTGGTGATGGGCGCGCCCGGCAAGGTGGTGCGCCAGCTTGACGCGGCGGCGATTGCCAAGCTGACGGCAAGCGCGCGGCACTACACCGAGAACGCGGCGCGTTTCGCCGACGCGCTTACCGCGCTCTGA